The Xanthobacter flavus genome includes a window with the following:
- a CDS encoding DUF924 family protein — MSARVPTSEAVLSFWQAAGREKWFGGGPAFDAEVRDALLPAHEAAAASALDGWQGTAPGALARIILLDQVPRNVFRGTPQAFATDAMALAAAQKALDRGFDKDPSIPDALRSFFYLPFMHAEDRAAQARCVALYRALGQEEGVRYALIHQECIDRFGRFPHRNVILGRATTPEEADYLANGGFSG, encoded by the coding sequence ATGAGCGCCCGCGTCCCCACATCCGAAGCGGTGCTCTCCTTCTGGCAGGCCGCCGGCCGCGAGAAGTGGTTCGGCGGCGGCCCGGCCTTCGACGCCGAGGTCCGCGACGCCCTGCTGCCAGCCCATGAGGCGGCGGCGGCAAGCGCTCTCGACGGCTGGCAGGGCACCGCGCCCGGCGCGCTCGCCCGCATCATCCTGCTGGATCAGGTGCCGCGGAACGTTTTCCGGGGCACGCCGCAGGCCTTCGCCACGGATGCCATGGCGCTGGCGGCGGCTCAGAAGGCGCTGGATCGGGGGTTCGACAAGGACCCGTCCATTCCCGATGCGCTGCGCAGCTTCTTCTATCTGCCCTTCATGCATGCCGAGGACCGGGCGGCGCAGGCGAGATGCGTCGCGCTCTATCGTGCTTTGGGGCAGGAGGAGGGTGTGCGCTATGCCCTCATCCACCAGGAGTGCATCGACCGTTTCGGCCGTTTCCCCCATCGCAATGTCATCCTCGGCCGCGCGACCACGCCGGAAGAGGCAGACTATCTCGCGAACGGCGGCTTCAGCGGCTGA